In Anomaloglossus baeobatrachus isolate aAnoBae1 chromosome 3, aAnoBae1.hap1, whole genome shotgun sequence, one genomic interval encodes:
- the KCNF1 gene encoding voltage-gated potassium channel regulatory subunit KCNF1, whose protein sequence is MIGVSSFEELDVSGSDCSEEVEIIVNVGGIRQILYGDILSRYPETRLAELMNCIAGGYDAIFSLCDDYDPGQREFYFDRDPDAFKCIMEVYYYGEVHMKKGICPICFQNEMEFWKVDLCFLDECCKSHLSEKKEELEEIARRVQTILDDLGVDTSESRWKRFQKYVWKFMEKPESSFPARVTAVLSFLFILISSIVMCLGTIPDLQVEDSEGNHVEHPTLDNIETACIIWFTMEYVLRLMSSPNKLHFALSFMNIIDVLAILPFYVSLILTHLGARMMELTNVQQAVQALRIMRIARIFKLARHSSGLQTLTYALKSSFKELGLLLMYLAVGIFVFSALGYTMEQSHPETLFKSIPQSFWWAIITMTTVGYGDIYPKTTLGKLNAATSFLCGVIAIALPIHPIINNFVKYYNKQRVLETATKHELELMELHSSGGDLRGLRSDTDGSEDVTMWSHLKASHSETFIPALSKEKHHRTRLQSCK, encoded by the coding sequence ATGATTGGAGTCTCCAGCTTTGAAGAACTGGATGTGAGTGGATCAGACTGCAGTGAGGAGGTAGAGATCATAGTCAATGTTGGGGGCATTAGGCAAATCCTTTATGGTGATATCTTAAGCAGGTATCCAGAAACCAGACTGGCAGAGCTAATGAACTGTATAGCAGGGGGGTATGATGCCATCTTCTCACTGTGTGATGATTATGACCCAGGGCAGAGGGAATTTTACTTTGACAGGGACCCTGATGCTTTCAAGTGTATCATGGAGGTGTATTATTATGGAGAGGTGCATATGAAGAAGGGGATATGTCCCATTTGTTTCCAGAATGAAATGGAGTTTTGGAAAGTAGACTTGTGTTTTTTGGATGAATGCTGTAAAAGCCATCTTAGTGAGAAAAAGGAGGAATTGGAGGAGATCGCAAGGAGGGTACAGACCATCCTTGATGACCTGGGGGTTGACACATCGGAGAGTAGATGGAAAAGGTTTCAGAAATATGTCTGGAAGTTCATGGAGAAGCCAGAGTCCTCTTTCCCAGCCAGGGTCACTGCAGTTCTATCATTTCTCTTCATCCTGATCTCCTCCATTGTCATGTGTTTGGGAACCATCCCAGATCTTCAGGTGGAGGACTCTGAGGGGAACCATGTGGAGCACCCTACTCTAGACAACATAGAGACTGCCTGTATTATCTGGTTCACTATGGAGTATGTCCTAAGACTCATGTCCTCTCCAAACAAGTTACACTTCGCCTTGTCCTTTATGAATATCATTGATGTGTTGGCCATTCTGCCTTTTTATGTCAGCCTAATCCTGACACACCTGGGAGCAAGAATGATGGAGCTGACTAATGTCCAGCAAGCAGTCCAGGCATTGAGAATCATGAGGATCGCTAGGATTTTCAAGCTTGCCCGACATTCTTCTGGTCTGCAGACTTTAACCTATGCCTTGAAGAGTAGTTTTAAGGAGTTAGGGCTGCTATTAATGTACCTTGCTGTGGGCATCTTTGTCTTCTCAGCCCTTGGATACACAATGGAGCAAAGCCATCCAGAAACTTTATTCAAGAGCATCCCTCAGTCCTTCTGGTGGGCGATCATCACTATGACCACTGTTGGCTATGGTGACATCTACCCTAAAAccaccctggggaaactgaatgcagCCACAAGTTTCCTCTGTGGGGTGATAGCCATTGCTCTCCCCATTCACCCAATTATTAATAACTTTGTGAAGTATTATAACAAACAGAGGGTTCTAGAAACTGCTACCAAACATGAACTGGAATTGATGGAGCTTCATTCTTCTGGAGGAGATCTCAGAGGCTTGAGGAGTGACACAGACGGGTCTGAGGATGTGACGATGTGGAGTCACCTTAAAGCCTCCCATAGTGAGACTTTCATTCCAGCATTGTCTAAGGAGAAGCATCACAGGACAAGACTGCAGAGCTGCAAATAA